Proteins found in one Magnolia sinica isolate HGM2019 chromosome 5, MsV1, whole genome shotgun sequence genomic segment:
- the LOC131245247 gene encoding callose synthase 12-like, whose protein sequence is MSLRQRQPQAVHGRGQGPGSGYGPHRGPTVLDEEPFNIIPIHNALFDHPSLRYPEVRAAAAVLRMVGDLRRPPFVPWHDGMDILDWLGAFFGFQRDNVRNQREHLVLLLANAQMRAPLAPEHAGSLDPAVVRSVRRKLLSNYYSWCGYLGRKSNISISERRNADPRRELLFTSLYLLVWGEAANLRFVPECICYIYHHMASELHRVLEGFIDDNTGRPILPSVSGENAFLLRVITPIYQTIKAEVDASRNGTAPHSAWRNYDDINEYFWSRRCFNRLKWPLDLSSNFFVTGTSSGGHKKVGKTGFVEQRSFWNVFRNFDRLWVMHILFLQAAIIVAWQGTKYPWGALQNRDVQVRVLSIFITWGGLRFVQSVLDAGTQYSLVSRETPWIGVRMVLKSVASMAWTVAFGVLYGRIWSQRYRDRRWSYQANLRVWNFLEAMLVFLLPELLAIILFILPWIRNFLEKANWKILYVVMWWFQGRTFVGRGLREGIIDNLKYSLFWVMVLASKFSFSYFLQIKPMIGPTKAILNIRRINPKWHEFFGNTNRFAVVLIWLPVVLIFLMDMQIWYSIFSSIVGALIGLLSHLGEIRNINQLRLRFEFFASAMQFNLIPEEHPFEKGGTLMSKFSDAVNRLKLRYGLGRPYKKIESYQEANRFALVWNEIILSFREEDIISDHELELMELPPNSWNIRVIRWPCILLCNQLLLALNQAKELDVSDKVLWQKICKNEYQRCAVVEAYDSVKYLLPAIIMDGTEDHSIVLNLFVKIDKMLQFGEFTQTYRTAVLPAIHAKLISLVDILISPNKELSKVVNTLQTLYDIWFRDLPKVKRPIEELRQEGLVPRQAMDGLLFENAVMLPSTENTAFYWQVRRLQTILMSRDSMNNIPVNLEARRRIAFFSNSLFMNMPRAPPVEKMLAFSVLTPYYSEDVLYSREQLRTDNEDGVSILFYLQKVFDDEWHNFLERMRRNGMNDDEDIWTDRLRDLRLWASYRGQTLARTVRGMMYYDKALKMLAFLDTASEMDISEGTRKLAVIGSTMRSRSKSKVDGLGTARSLTSKGVNNMVSSGVDMLFKGHEYGAALMKYTYVVACQIYGSQKAKKDPRAEEILYLMRENEALRVAYVDEVHTGRDEVEYYSVLVKFDQRLQKEVEIYRIRLPGPLKLGEGKPENQNHAIIFTRGDAVQTIDMNQDHYFEESLKIRNLLEEFPRYYGIRRPTILGVRENIFTGSVSSLAWFMSAQETSFVTLGQRVLANPLKVRMHYGHPDVFDRLWFMSRGGLSKASRVINISEDIFAGFNCTLRGGNVTHHEYIQVGKGRDVGLNQISMFEAKVASGNGEQMLSRDVYRLGHRLDFFRMLSFYYTTVGFFFNTMAVVVTVYVFVWGRLYMALSGIEDAIRETANSTSNKALGAVLNQQFVIQMGLFTALPMIVENTLEHGFLPAVWDFLTMQFQLSSCFYTFSMGTRTHFFGRTILHGGAKYRATGRGFVVQHKCFAENYRLYARSHFVKAIELGVILTVYASYSPVAKSTFVYIIMTISSWVMVASWIMAPFVFNPSGFDWLKTVYDFDDFMNWIWYRGGVFTKAEQSWETWWYEEQDHLRTTGLWGKLLEIILDLRYFFFQYGIVYQLGIANKSTSIAVYLLSWIYVVVAVAIYLVIMHAHDKYAAKEHIYYRAVELFIICLTTLVVIILLRFTQFKFIDLLTSLMAFIPTGWGIICIAQVLRSFLQPTVVWETVVSLARLYDILFGVFVMAPVALLSWMPGFQAMQTRILFNQAFSRGLQISRILTGKRSNG, encoded by the coding sequence ATGAGCCTGCGGCAGCGGCAACCACAGGCCGTCCATGGCCGGGGCCAGGGGCCCGGGTCGGGGTACGGTCCGCACCGCGGCCCCACCGTACTGGACGAAGAGCCGTTCAACATAATCCCCATCCACAACGCTCTATTCGACCACCCATCCCTCCGATACCCGGAGGTCCGAGCTGCGGCCGCCGTCCTGCGAATGGTCGGAGACCTTCGGCGGCCCCCGTTCGTCCCCTGGCATGACGGCATGGACATCCTCGACTGGCTCGGCGCCTTCTTCGGCTTCCAGCGCGACAACGTCCGTAACCAGCGCGAGCACCTCGTCCTCCTTCTTGCCAACGCCCAGATGCGAGCCCCGCTCGCCCCCGAACACGCCGGCTCCCTCGACCCCGCCGTCGTCCGCAGCGTCCGACGCAAGCTCCTCTCCAACTACTACTCCTGGTGCGGCTACCTCGGCCGGAAATCCAACATCTCAATCAGTGAGCGTCGGAACGCCGATCCGCGCCGCGAGCTGCTCTTCACTTCCCTCTACCTCCTTGTATGGGGCGAGGCCGCCAATCTCCGCTTCGTTCCCGAGTGCATCTGCTACATCTACCACCACATGGCATCGGAGCTCCACCGCGTCCTCGAGGGCTTCATCGATGACAATACCGGGCGGCCGATCCTCCCTTCCGTGTCCGGCGAGAACGCCTTCCTCCTCCGCGTCATCACTCCCATCTACCAAACCATCAAGGCTGAGGTCGACGCCAGCCGCAACGGGACCGCCCCTCATTCTGCCTGGCGCAACTACGACGACATCAATGAGTACTTCTGGAGTCGCCGCTGCTTCAACCGTCTGAAATGGCCACTCGATCTCAGCAGCAACTTCTTCGTGACGGGCACCAGCAGCGGCGGCCACAAGAAGGTCGGGAAGACGGGGTTCGTCGAGCAGCGCTCATTCTGGAATGTGTTCCGCAACTTCGATCGCCTGTGGGTAATGCACATCCTCTTCCTGCAGGCTGCCATCATCGTCGCGTGGCAGGGCACAAAGTACCCATGGGGGGCTCTGCAGAATCGGGACGTTCAGGTTCGGGTTCTCAGCATATTCATCACTTGGGGTGGCCTTCGGTTCGTCCAGTCCGTGCTCGACGCTGGGACCCAGTACAGCCTCGTCTCCAGGGAGACGCCGTGGATTGGTGTGAGGATGGTGCTGAAGAGTGTTGCATCCATGGCGTGGACTGTTGCCTTTGGAGTCCTCTACGGTCGGATTTGGTCACAGAGGTATCGGGACAGAAGGTGGTCGTATCAGGCAAATTTGAGGGTGTGGAATTTCCTCGAGGCCATGCTTGTGTTCCTTTTGCCGGAGCTGCTGGCAATTATTCTCTTCATCCTTCCATGGATCCGGAATTTCCTTGAGAAGGCGAATTGGAAGATCTTGTATGTGGTGATGTGGTGGTTCCAGGGCCGTACGTTCGTCGGCCGTGGCTTAAGGGAAGGGATCATTGACAACTTGAAGTATTCCCTGTTCTGGGTCATGGTTCTTGCTTCCAAATTCTCCTTCAGCTACTTCCTCCAGATCAAGCCCATGATCGGCCCGACAAAGGCCATCTTGAATATTAGGCGCATCAATCCCAAGTGGCATGAGTTCTTCGGCAACACAAACAGGTTTGCCGTCGTGCTAATCTGGCTGCCGGTTGTCCTGATCTTCCTCATGGATATGCAGATCTGGTACTCCATCTTCTCATCCATAGTCGGGGCATTGATCGGGCTGTTATCTCACCTGGGTGAGATCCGGAATATCAACCAGCTGAGGCTGAGGTTCGAGTTCTTCGCGAGCGCGATGCAGTTCAACCTGATACCAGAGGAGCACCCGTTCGAGAAGGGGGGGACCCTCATGAGCAAATTCAGTGATGCTGTCAATCGGCTGAAGCTGCGGTACGGGCTGGGCCGCCCCTACAAGAAGATTGAATCGTATCAGGAGGCAAACAGGTTTGCCCTGGTCTGGAACGAGATAATCTTGTCATTCCGGGAAGAAGATATCATCAGTGACCACGAGCTGGAGCTTATGGAATTGCCGCCGAATTCCTGGAATATAAGGGTCATCCGATGGCCATGCATCCTCCTCTGCAACCAGCTGCTGCTTGCCCTCAACCAGGCGAAGGAGCTGGACGTCTCAGACAAGGTTCTGTGGCAGAAGATATGCAAGAACGAGTACCAGCGGTGCGCCGTCGTCGAAGCTTACGACAGCGTGAAGTACTTGCTGCCTGCTATCATTATGGATGGCACGGAGGATCATTCCATTGTCTTAAACCTGTTTGTCAAGATCGACAAAATGCTTCAGTTTGGGGAGTTCACACAGACATACAGGACAGCAGTGCTCCCAGCCATCCATGCCAAGCTGATATCCCTCGTTGATATCCTCATCAGCCCGAATAAAGAGTTGAGCAAGGTGGTGAATACGCTGCAGACGCTTTACGACATTTGGTTCCGTGATCTCCCAAAGGTGAAGCGGCCTATTGAGGAGTTGAGGCAGGAAGGGCTGGTGCCTCGGCAGGCCATGGATGGGCTGCTCTTTGAGAATGCTGTCATGTTGCCAAGCACCGAGAACACGGCCTTTTACTGGCAGGTCAGGCGTCTGCAGACTATTCTAATGTCAAGGGACTCAATGAATAATATCCCGGTGAATCTTGAGGCTCGACGCCGGATTGCTTTCTTCAGTAATTCGTTGTTCATGAACATGCCTCGTGCTCCTCCGGTTGAAAAGATGCTCGCTTTCAGCGTTCTTACTCCCTACTATAGTGAGGACGTGCTGTACAGCAGGGAGCAACTACGGACTGATAACGAAGATGGTGTCTCGATCCTGTTCTATTTGCAGAAGGTTTTCGATGATGAGTGGCATAATTTTCTCGAGCGCATGCGCAGGAATGGAATGAATGACGATGAAGATATCTGGACAGACAGATTGAGGGACCTTCGTCTTTGGGCGTCGTACAGAGGCCAGACCCTGGCCCGCACGGTCAGGGGAATGATGTATTATGACAAGGCTCTTAAAATGCTGGCCTTTCTCGATACAGCGTCGGAGATGGACATCAGCGAAGGGACGAGAAAGCTTGCTGTTATTGGTTCAACGATGCGAAGTAGGAGCAAGAGCAAGGTCGATGGTTTGGGCACCGCTAGGTCTCTGACTTCCAAAGGTGTAAATAACATGGTGAGCAGTGGGGTTGATATGTTATTCAAGGGCCATGAGTACGGTGCTGCTCTGATGAAATACACGTATGTGGTTGCCTGCCAGATATATGGCTCTCAGAAAGCTAAGAAAGATCCACGTGCGGAGGAGATCTTGTATCTGATGAGAGAGAATGAAGCCCTTCGGGTGGCCTATGTCGACGAGGTTCACACTGGGCGAGACGAAGTGGAGTATTACTCTGTTCTGGTGAAGTTTGATCAGCGGCTGCAGAAGGAGGTGGAGATCTATAGGATCAGGTTGCCAGGGCCATTGAAGCTTGGAGAAGGTAAGCCGGAGAACCAGAACCATGCCATTATCTTCACGAGGGGCGATGCGGTTCAGACCATTGACATGAATCAAGACCACTACTTTGAAGAATCCCTCAAAATACGGAATCTGTTAGAGGAATTCCCAAGGTACTATGGCATCCGAAGGCCTACAATTTTAGGAGTACGAGAGAATATATTCACCGGTTCGGTCTCATCGCTGGCATGGTTCATGTCGGCTCAGGAGACGAGCTTTGTCACCCTTGGGCAGCGGGTTCTGGCCAACCCTCTGAAGGTGCGGATGCATTACGGTCACCCGGACGTGTTCGATCGGCTGTGGTTTATGAGCCGTGGTGGCCTCAGCAAGGCTTCCAGGGTCATCAACATCAGTGAGGACATATTTGCTGGCTTTAATTGCACATTGCGTGGAGGCAATGTGACACACCATGAATATATCCAGGTTGGCAAGGGACGAGATGTCGGACTGAATCAGATATCTATGTTTGAGGCTAAGGTTGCGAGTGGCAACGGAGAGCAGATGCTGAGCAGGGATGTGTATAGGTTAGGCCACAGATTGGACTTCTTCCGAATGCTGTCATTTTACTACACAACTGTAGGGTTCTTTTTCAACACAATGGCAGTAGTGGTGACCGTCTACGTCTTCGTCTGGGGCCGCCTTTATATGGCTCTTAGCGGAATTGAGGATGCCATCAGGGAAACTGCAAATTCTACCAGCAATAAGGCCCTTGGTGCAGTCCTCAATCAGCAGTTTGTCATCCAGATGGGTCTGTTCACTGCCCTCCCAATGATTGTGGAAAACACTCTTGAGCACGGTTTCCTTCCTGCTGTCTGGGATTTCTTGACAATGCAGTTCCAGCTTTCATCCTGTTTCTACACTTTCTCTATGGGAACTCGTACGCATTTCTTCGGGCGGACGATTCTCCATGGAGGTGCAAAGTATCGAGCCACTGGGCGTGGCTTTGTCGTGCAGCACAAGTGCTTCGCTGAGAACTACAGGCTCTATGCTCGTAGCCATTTTGTGAAGGCCATCGAGCTCGGGGTAATACTGACGGTATATGCTTCGTACAGCCCTGTTGCCAAGTCCACTTTTGTTTACATAATAATGACAATCTCGAGTTGGGTTATGGTGGCATCGTGGATCATGGCTCCCTTTGTTTTTAATCCATCTGGTTTTGATTGGTTGAAAACTGTATATGATTTCGATGATTTTATGAACTGGATATGGTATCGTGGTGGGGTATTCACAAAAGCGGAGCAGAGCTGGGAGACATGGTGGTACGAGGAACAGGATCATTTGAGAACAACGGGTCTTTGGGGGAAGTTATTGGAGATAATTCTAGATCTCCGCTACTTTTTCTTCCAGTATGGGATCGTATACCAGCTTGGCATCGCCAATAAAAGCACCAGCATTGCCGTCTATTTGCTGTCTTGGATCTATGTGGTTGTGGCTGTTGCTATTTATCTGGTAATCATGCATGCTCATGACAAGTATGCTGCGAAGGAGCACATTTACTACCGGGCAGTTGAATTGTTCATCATCTGCCTCACGACACTGGTGGTCATCATATTGCTGAGATTCACCCAGTTCAAATTTATTGATCTGCTCACGAGCTTGATGGCCTTCATCCCCACCGGTTGGGGCATAATATGTATTGCCCAGGTGCTTCGGTCCTTCCTACAACCCACCGTGGTGTGGGAAACTGTGGTTTCTTTAGCTCGCCTGTATGATATACTGTTTGGTGTGTTTGTTATGGCCCCTGTGGCACTGCTATCATGGATGCCAGGATTCCAGGCGATGCAGACAAGGATCCTCTTCAACCAAGCTTTCAGCCGGGGCCTCCAAATATCTCGTATTCTAACAGGCAAAAGATCTAATGGTTGA